The region GATATTGTGGCAATTACAGGAAGGTATTGTAAAGGATATTCTGGAACAATTACCCGATCCAAAACCTGCTTATAACACTGTTTCCACAGTAGTAAGGGTACTGGAAGGCAAAGGCTTTGTGGACCATAAAGCCTACGGCAACTCACATGTGTACTTCCCCGTGATAAGCGAAGACGAATACAAGAAATTCACTTTTGATAAGCTGATGAAAAACTACTTCAGCGACTCCTACAAAAGCCTCGTATCCTTTATTGCTGATGAGAAGAATCTCGGCGTAAAAGAACTTGACGAACTAACAGAACTACTCAATAACCTGAAAAACAAAAAACAATGAGCTGGCTGCACTACCTTATTGAAGCAAATATTTACCTGGGGGTATTTTATTTGTGCTACTGCTTGTTCCTGAACAACGAGACACATTATATGCTTGGGCGTATTTACCTGCTTTTTAGCTGTGTGCTGGCTTTCACGTTGCCACTTACACAGCTAAGCATGCTTAAAAAACCTGTAGAGCAGATACAATTATCGCCGCTGGTTTACATTCCTGCACCTAAAGTAATGCCACACGCAAGTGTTCCGAAAACACCGGAAGTAACGTTTTCAATAGAGACAACGCTATTAGGTATCTATATAATCGGCGTTGTTATAGCGCTGTGTATACTCCTATATCGGCTGTACAAGCTATCCGCTTTAACACGAGGTAACAAGTCCAGGTATGCTGATAAGTACACCATGGTACGACTAAAGGGATCAAACACCGCCTTTTCTTTTTTCAACTACCTGTTCATTGGCGACGATTTGCCCAGAGCCGAAACCATTATAGCCCATGAGCTGGTGCACATTAAACAAAAGCATTCGGCTGATATCATTTTTATTGAGCTTTTAAAAGTGATCAACTGGTTTAACCCACTCATTTACCTGGTGCAGCGCAGCCTGCGTACGGTGCATGAGTACATTGCCGACGAGCAAACCGCCGCCTACGAACAGGATGCCATAAGCTATTCATCCTTCCTGGTGAATAATGCTTACGGGGTGCAGGGCGCTCCCATAGCGCACTCATTCTTCAATTATAACCTATTAAAAAAGAGGATAATCATGTTAAACCAAAAACGATCAGGCAACTTAGCTAGGCTAAAGTACCTGCTGGCAGTACCGCTTTGCGCGGGTATGCTGTGCACATCTACACTCGTGTTCAGTAAAGATTACGCGTTTATAGATCTGGCACCAAAAAACGTGGCTAAAGAAAAGCCTGAGCTGGTGAAGTACTTTAAAATCACCGACAAAAAGAACAACTTAACGGCCTACTCTGACAATCTTTCGTTTACGGAAGGCGGTGTAAAAAAGATGTTCTTAGCAAAAAGTGTTACTCAAAAAGATATTGCGTATATAAAAAAAATGCGCGGCCTTACTGTTGAGGTGATAGATGTGGACAGCAAAACAAAAATGCAGGTGCCAATGGTAATTAAAGAGGGTATTAATACCGATACACCCAAATACAAACGACCCATTCCCCCTCCCCCAATTGAGGTTAAAGACGGGTTTGCTGATGTTCATGTGTTTTTATCCCGTGCGATAAAGTATCCAAAAACGGCATTGGTAAATGAAGAAAGAGGCAATGCATTGGTTAGTTTTAATGTTACATCTGCCGGTAAGATCAGCAACGTACAATTGCTCAAGAAAGCAGGTGGCCAGTTTGACAATCTACTCGTTAACGCACTTCCTAAATTCCCGGGTAAAATAACCGCCAAACCTGGCACCTATAAAATGGAAGTGATATTTGATATCCTGGGTGGCAATTTTGTCTCCTCCGTTGACAGCAAAACTCTAAACTCGCCTGATTTTGCCGGGCAAGCTCAAATAATGGGAATGACTGATGAACAATACAGGAAAATGGTTCCCCTTCCGCCACCACCAGCGCCACCTGCTAAAGCACCAAAAAAGGTAGGTAAGACAGCTCCTAAGCTTATCCGTATACCTCCCCCAATTGTAGTTCCGGATAAACCAGGTAGTATCCCGCCACCTCCGCCACCTGTTCCTGCAAAAGCGCACAAAGTAAAGCCTGCAAAGGAAATTACGATGTTAAAGTTAGTACCGGCTATTTCTATTGATGTAGATTCGGTACAACTGGTAAAGGATGAGCCTGCAAAAACTAACAATACGATAAAGCTGCAGCTAAAGGAACCCCGCGTTGCTCAGGTAAAATCAATTAATATCAGGCCAGTTGTTAAGACAAAAATTGATACTGTTAGAATTGTACCACCGCAAAACAACTAATATAAATACTACCCTTTTACATAGATGACCTGCTTGGTCTCAAAAAACTCCTCGGCAAAATATTGGCTGAGGTAGAATTGCTGAACGGCTAAACCCGACTCGGCAATTTCTTGCTTCAGGTCCCCCCCTTTTAAATACAATATCCCATTGGGTAGCGTATTCTTGCTTTCTTTGTTGAATTTCCCCTTCACCCACGGGTAAAAATCTTTTAATTGGGTAACCGCCCGCGATACTACAAAATCAAATCTTTGCTTTATCTCTTCGGCTCGCTGATGGGTAGCTTTAACATTAGTAAGGCTCAACGCTGCTGCAACTTCGTTAACCACTTTTATCTTTTTACCTATAGAGTCTACCAGGTGAAACTGCGTTTTCGGGAATAAAATAGCAAGCGGAATGCCAGGGAATCCTCCGCCGGTGCCAACATCCAGTACGGTTTCGCCCGGCAAAAAGCTCATAACTTTGGCTATCCCTAATGAGTGAAGTATGTGGCGCTCGTATAGCAGGTCAATATCTTTGCGGGATATTACATTTATCTGGTTGTTCCAAAACGTATAAAGTTCCTGCAAACGTGCAAATTGTTCTTGCTGAGCTGGTGTAATATCCGGAAAGTACTTCAGGATCAGGTCAGATGTCATCCTTATTATATCTGTTGATGATGTTACCAAGTAAATACCGCGCCCTAAACAGCTGCGCCTTTACCGTACCAAGGGGCAAATCTAATTGCTGGGCTATTTCTTCGTAAGACAGTTCATCAAAGTAGCGCAGGGTTATCAGGTTTCGGTAGCGCGGTGGTAAACTTTCTATAAGCAGTTTTAGCTCTTCGGTTTGCTGCTTTTTAATGGACGATTCTTCCGGGTTAAGTGTATCTGCCTTAATTTGCAGTGGTTTTTCTTCGCCCTCCTCATCAATCATCCCGTGTATAGATTGCGTATTAAGCTTTTTCTTCCTGATGAAATCTATACAGTTATTGGTAGCAACCCTAAACAACCAGGTGCTAAAGGCAAATTCCGGTTGGTATTTGTCCAGCTTTTCAAATGCTTTAGCAAAAGTTTCAACAGTAAGGTCCATTGCGTCCTCTTTGTTGTTTACCATTTTCAAAACCATAAAGTAGATAGAATCCTTATAGCGGTGCATCAGGTCGGCATACGCTTTCTGGCTGCCCGCCCTTGCCTTCACCACCAGGTGAAAATCATTCTTTGCGTTCTCGGTAAAATTTTGGTTTACTTCCATCGGCCAGGTTTTATAAAAGTCCCTATCAGTCCAAATACGTTAAGGTAAATATAGTATATCAGGTCAAAAAACGGCAGTGACCATAGCATGTCGGGCGCGCCAAGCTTCTTAAATACCTTATTGTATAACAGCAATTGTAATACCATTCTGAAAGCCAGCATACCTAAAGCAAGCAATGGTTCAAAACTAAATACAATGCACAGCACAAATAAGGTGTAAAACAGGAATCCGGTAACAGCATCAAAGCTTAACATACGGCGGTGGCGGTTCCTGTACTCCTTACCCACCCCCATGTGCCGCTTTTTTTGGGTAAACCATTCCCCAAAAGTCTCTTTAGCCGGCGTGTAAGTAAAAGTATCGGGGTGTATTTCTATAATGGTATTATTGGCTGTGGCATTTTGATTCACAAACAAATCATCATCGCCAGACATAAGGTGCATATGCGCAGCAAAGCCTTTGGAAGCGAAAAACAGGGTTTTAGTATAACCAAGGTTTCTGCCTATCCCCATGTACGGATCGCCGCCGAGCGCCATGGACAAATAGTTGATAGCCGTTTTTAATGTCTCAAAACGTACGAAGGCATTTAAAAAACTTCGGGTACGGTAATAGGGCGAGTAGCCTAGTACTATTTGCGCCTGGGTGGTAAAGTTGGCGGCCATACGGGTGATCCAATGCAGGGTGGCCGGCTTACAATCCGCATCAGTAAATAAGAGGTGCTCGTTTTTGGCTGCCTTTATACCTAAAGTTAGGGCAAACTTCTTACCGGTTTTATAGCGTTCGTGCTCGGTAATGGTTACTATTTTAAGGTGCGGAAACTCTCTTTGTATGTCTTGCAGTACCTCATCTGACCCATCGGTAGACCGGTCGTTCACTACCACAACTTCAAAATCAGGATAATTCTGCTGGAGAATATAAGGCAGGTTTTCGGTAAGGTTGCGCGACTCGTTACGGGCGCTGATCACTACCGATATTGGGATGTCGACTTTAGGAAGCTCCTGTAAAGGGGTGTAGCCGGCTAGGCGGCTGTGGTTACCAACAAGGTAATACAGCTGAACAATAAAACATAGCTGAAACAGAACGAACAGTGCCTCTTGAATATAAGCTTCCAAAACCCCTTTATAATAAGGTGCAAATTTGTGAAAAAAGCACGAGATGTACGCGGTAAAGTTGGAAGGTTTTAAGGCACTGAAGGCATCTTATAATGGGTAACCTGTACGTCCCTTTTATGATAACACTCTTTAAACCTTATAATAATGGCATCAAAAATTCGTAATTTTGTACACTTATAATGGAATTTACTTTACACGCACAAGACCCGTTATCTAAAGCCCGCGCGGGCGAGCTTGTTACAGATCACGGCGTTATACAAACCCCTATTTTCATGCCCGTTGGCACTGCCGGTACCGTAAAGGCCGTGCACCAGCGTGAGCTGAAAGAGGATATAGAAGCACAGATCATACTCGGAAATACCTATCATTTATACTTGCGCCCTGGCCTGAACACGCTGGAAAGCTCGGGTGGGCTTCATAAATTTAATGGTTGGGAAGGCCCGATACTTACCGACAGTGGCGGGTACCAGGTGTATTCGCTTACCGAGGTGCGTAAAATCAAGGAAGAAGGAGTTACATTTCGCTCACATGTGGATGGCTCAAAACACCTGTTCACACCCGAAAACGTAATGGATATCCAGCGCATTATTGGCGCAGATATTATTATGGCCTTTGATGAATGTACCCCTTACCCATGCGATTATAACTACGCGAAACGCTCTATTGAGATGACCCACCGCTGGCTTAAACGCTGCTGCGACAGGTTTGACGCGACTGAGCCGAAGTACGGGTACAACCAGACACTTTTCCCGATTGTACAGGGGTCGGTATACAAAGATCTGCGGGTAAAATCAGCGGAGGTCATTGCTTCTTTCGGGCGAGAAGGCAACGCCATCGGCGGCCTTTCTGTAGGCGAACCAGCTGAAGAAATGTACGCCATGACGGAGGTTGTATGCGATATATTACCCCAGGATAAACCGCGTTACCTGATGGGCGTAGGAACTCCCGTAAACATCCTGGAGAATATTGCGCTGGGGATAGACATGTTCGATTGCGTGATGCCTACCCGTAATGCCCGTAACGGCATGCTTTTTACCAGCAACGGAATCATTAATATTAAGAACGAGAAGTGGAAAAACGACTTCTCTCCTATTGACGCTGAAAGCGATCTGTTTGCCGATAAGGTATACACCAAGGCTTATTTGCGGCACCTTATACATAGCGGCGAAATGCTTGGTGCGCAAATAGCCACCCTTCATAACCTCCACTTTTACTTGTGGTTAGTGAAAGAAGCGCGCAATAAAATTATAGCCGGGGAGTTTTACCAATGGAAAAACACCATGGTTACCCGCCTGGCGCAACGCTTGTAATGAAGAAACTCTTAAGCAGATACTTAAAAACGATTGACTGGTACATTATTAATAAGTACCTGGGCACGTTTGTGTTTACGCTGGGCATCTTTCTGGCCATATCAGTTGTTTTTGATATATCTGAACACCTGGACAACTTTCTGAGTAAAAATGCGCCTTTAAACGAGATCATTTTTAAGTATTACGCCGGGTTTATCCCTTTTTACCTAATGATGTTGTCGCCGCTGATTAACTTTCTATCAGTTATATTCTTTACTGCAAAGATGGCCAATCAGACAGAAATTGTGCCGATACTCACTAGTAAAGCCAGCTTCTACCGCTTCTTAAGACCTTATTTTTTCTCCGCAACGGTCATATTTGTGGTGTCCATATTGGCCAATATCTTTGTAATTCCGTATACAAATAAGCTGAAAGTAGACTTTGAAAGTGCTTATTTCTTCAACGGAGATGACCCTACCAAGGCCGAAGTTCACATCCAGTTAGACAAAAACACCTTTGTTTTTCTGCAATCTTACGACCCTCAGGTGCACACCGGATACCAGTTTATGCTGGAAAAATTTGACGGGGACGAGATGAAAATGCGTTTAACAGCGCCCAGTATTACCTTCGATTCTGTGAAAACAAGGTGGAAAATCAACACGCCTTCCATCCGTTATATTGACGGTTTAAAGGAAAAATTCATCAGTAACGGACCGCTTATTGACACCGTTTTAGACATGCGCCCGATAGACTTTGAGGTGCATGATAACGTTAATAGCAACGTGTATGGCGGCATGCCATTAAGCGAACTGAACAAGCTTATCGACAAAGAAAAGATACGCGGAACAGGTGCTTTAATAGACATGCAATTTGAAAAATACCGCCGTTTTGTTGAGCCATTATCCTCCTTTGTACTCGCCGTTATCGGCGTCGCTATATCCTCCCGGAAGGTCCGTGGAGGCGTTGGACTGCCGCTCGGCATTGGCATTTTTATCTGTTTCGTGTACATTGTTGTAAACAGATTTGCCCTTGTCTTTGCCGTAAAAGGCGGCTTCGAACCGCTTATTGCAGTGCTTATCCCCAACATAGTTTTCGGGATTTTAGGCTGGATATTACTCGTAAAAGCACCTAAATAATGCCCCAGCAAACCGCCCCGGCAGCCTTAAATAAGAACCTCGTCATCCTTCATTTTACCGTTTTTGTATGGGGATTTACCGGGATTCTTGGCCAGCTTATTACCATATCGGCAGTAAATTTGGTTTGGTACAGGGTTGCGATTGCCGCTTTTTCGCTGTTTTTCTACTTCATTTTGGCAAAAAAGCCGATCAAAATAAGTGTGAAAAATGCAGGAAAAATGTGGCTGACCGGCGCTTTAGTAGGTGGTCATTGGATACTTTTCTTCGCATCTATCAAGCTTTCTACCGTTCCGGTAACGCTGGTTTGCCTCTCATCTATCACACTTTTCACGGCAATTTTTGAGCCGCTGATCAATAAAAAACCGATCTCAAAAATGGAGATCATCGCCGGCGTCTTAATAATTACCGGCATTGTACTTATTTTCAAATTTGAATCTCATTACACTAAGGGCATCATAGCAGGGCTTACCAGCGCAGTACTTGCAGCACTTTTCGCCATCATTAACTCGCGATTTGTTAAACACTACGAGGCACCCGTTATTGCTTTTTACGAGCTTTCCGGGGCTTTCGTTTGGATCACAATATACCTTTTCATCACTCTTGGAACAGCCGGATTTATCATCCCTAAAGCAGCTGACATCGGCTACCTGGTGCTGCTTGGCACCGTTTGTACATCTCTAGCTTACGTTGCAGGCGTGTCTGTAATGCGGGAACTTTCTGCATTTCGTGTGGCGCTTATCACCAACCTCGAACCAGTTTATGGCATTATTATGGCCTTTATTTTATTTGGCGATATGAATAAAATGACGCTTGGTTTTTGGTCAGGTGCGCTCATCATTCTTTCCACTATCTTCCTTTTTCCATTCGCCCAAAAGCAGGTTGCTAAACGCCGGGTTAGGTAAGATCTGTTTAAATTAGTCTTTAAAATTTGATGTTTTCATCTACCTTCTCTGGGGTAGGGGACGCATTTCAGTTATAGGCTATAAGCCATTTTAAAGCCCTATAAGACACTTTCATTTTCGGCCACTATAATCTTACCATTCGCAAACTTCGAGCGAACAGGCGCAATATCAAGGATTTTCTAAGTGTACTGACACAACTGTCGCCGTCGTAATGAATCATTTACTATTATCTTCAAATTTAGATGCTTAAATAATAAAGTAAAGTCAAATTTTGCGTTTATTTATATCGTTTATAGATTTGAAAATCAACATTTTATAAACTTTAAATAAACTTAAATTTCAACGAAAACAATTTAAGTTATTTCATGGAATACTAAAATATTTAGCATTAACCTCGTTTAACAAAAATTTTACCAGATAGTGATTTACAAATCAGTTATTTAAGATTAATTATATAACGTAAAAATAAATTTGCATGGAGTAAGTAATTGCTTCGACCAAAGTGTACCGAACTCGTTTTACCAGAATGCAATTAATTTGATAAGTACCGGCAGATGTATACACGCAGAAGAATCGGGAGAGCTGAAATCCGATTGATGTTGCCAGGAGAATTAATGAGACGTCTAACGAAGGAACATTACGTCTTCATAGAAAAGTCGTCTTTAAAGCCAATAAAAAATCTATCAAGCCTTAAAATTCAAGACCAAGAAAATTCTGACATTGCAAGCAGCCGATAACGATTGGGAAAGACAGGAAAAAGAAAGCTGCATCTTTAATAAAGTAGACTGATGGAAAACCGCGGCTTTACATTGATGTTTTAAAAGTGCATCTTAGAGACAGCAATAATCAGAGGAACAAACCATGCGCATTAAGACCATCATCATACTTGTCATCGCAATTTTACTAACGATCATTTTCATGCAAAATCTTGACCCCGTCAGATTCACGGTTCTATTCTCTACGCTTTACATTTCCAAGGTTTCCATGATGCTGGTTGTACTTGCAGTGGGGTTCGTGCTCGGCTACCTTGTCGGCCGTCCGGGAAGGAAGAAGTACAACCACATAGGTTATGACAAGGACACCCCACACCCAGAAGATCCCCGTACACTAAGTGACGAAGATCGCGACTACATCAATTAAAACAATTTCTGAGTTTCAATCCGGAGAAATTGCAATAAAGATACCAAGCTCTTTACAGAAGCTTTAACTACACGTTGTAAAATACCCGGCAAGTTTCTTCCAGAGTACTTAAATCTGGCAGGGTTTCAAATATGCCAAATACCGATGCTCCAGAGCCGCTCATACTGGCGTATAATGCGCCACGCTCGTACAGCGATGCTTTTACGCCACGGATAACCGGGTGGTTGTTGAAGATATGCGCCTCAAAGTCGTTACGAATATGGCGTTTCCACTGCGCTACAGGCATTTGTATAAGATCGTACAAAGTCTCTTTAACAAACGTTGGTTTAACACCCCTGTAGGCCTCTGCGGTGGATACATGAGCATCTGGCATCACCAGCACTATTTTGTAGCCCGAGAGGTCTAGTTTTATGCTCTCGAACTCGTCGCCTTTCTCGAAAGCAAATACCGGTTGGTTGTTGATGAAAAAAGCACAGTCTGCTCCGAGCACTCTGGCATAGTCCATCATCTGATCGGCTGTTAAACCCAATCGAAATTTTTCGTTCATCAGCTTGATGAAAAAGGCAGCGTCAGAAGACCCTCCGCCAAGCCCCGCCCCTATCGGAATATTTTTGTGCAGGTGTATAGCAACGGGTGGCAGTTTAAAATCTCTCTTGAGCAATTGATAGCCTCTCAGACAAAGATTATCATCCTCACTCCCGGGTATCTCCAGCCCGCTGGATTGAAAGCTTAATGCATCACTTTCTATAACCTCCAGCACATCGTTTATTTTGATGGGGTAAAAAATAGTCTCCAGGTTGTGGTAGCCATCCGGGCGGCGTTCCGTAATATTTAGTCCTATGTTTATCTTAGCGTTCGGAAATACAATCATCAGAAATCAATTAACACCTGCATGTATTTTTGCACATCGGTAGGATACCAAAATTAGATTATTTTTCTTTGTAACTGACTAGCCGGCTAAAAGCAGATCTTAACAACAACCGGCATATGCCTCTTCAAAACTTTACAAGTAGAACATGAAACAATACCTCGACCTGATGCGGCATGTGATGGAGAACGGTGCGCAAAAGCACGATCGCACCGGAACGGGCACCTTAAGCGTTTTTGGATACCAGATGCGTTTCGACCTGAAAGAAGGCTTTCCGATGGTGACCACCAAAAAGCTCCACTTGAAATCCATCATCCATGAACTGATATGGTTTTTAAGCGGAGACACCAACATTAAATATCTTAAAGATAACGGCGTGCGCATTTGGGACGAGTGGGCTGATGCTGACGGCAACCTAGGGCCCGTGTATGGCTACCAATGGCGCTCCTGGCCAAAACCTGATGGCGGCCACATAGACCAGATAACCCAGGTGGTAAATACCCTGAAGAACAATCCCGACTCGCGTAGGATTATGGTGTCGGCATGGAATGTGGCCGACGTGAACCAAATGGCGCTCCCGCCCTGCCATAGCTTGTTCCAGTTTTATGTAGCACCGGCAGATGAATCCAAAGGCGAAACGCGCGGTAAGTTATCGTGCCAACTTTACCAGCGTAGCGCGGACATTTTCCTGGGTGTGCCGTTTAACATTGCTTCGTATGCACTGCTTACCATGATGATGGCTCAGGTATGTGATCTGGAATGCGGCGACTTTATACACACCTTTGGCGACGCGCATATTTACAACAACCACCTGGAGCAAGCACAACTGCAATTAAGCCGCGACCCCAGGCCGTTACCTACGATGAAGATAAACCCGGAGGTTAAGGATATTTTCAGTTTTAAGTTTGAAGATTTCACCCTGGAAAACTACGACCCGCATCCGCACATCAAAGCAGCCGTTGCTGTTTAACTGAACAAACATGATCATCTCTATTGTTGTGGCTATTGCCGAGAACCATGCTATTGGCAAAAACAACCAGTTGTTATGGCACATGCCAAATGACCTCAAACACTTCAAAGAAGTAACATCAGGTCGTAGTATTATCATGGGCCGTAAAACTTACGAGTCTGTTGGCAAACCGCTCCCGAAGCGGCGCAACATCATTGTAACCCGACAGGACATCGAAATCCCGGGATGCGAGGTGGTAAAATCTATAGATGAAGGCATCGCCCTGTGCAAAGGGGAAGATGAAGTGTTCATAGGAGGTGGTGCAGAGATATACCGCCAGGCAATGGATAAAACAGACCGGATCTATCTTACCATTGTTCACCAGGCGTTTGAGGCTGACACCTTTTTCCCAGAAATTGACTATACTCAATGGACCGAGACCAGCAGAGAAAACTTTAGTGCTGACGAGAAAAATCCGCACCCTTACTCCTTTATCCAGCTGGATCGCCGGTAACAAAAACAGCCATTATATTGTTTCAATTAAAAATTTCATGCTTGTGAAATTTTATTAGATTTGCCGTCTTATTTCAGAAAGCTTATAAACTAATTATTTACATACTAATTCGAAATGCAAGGTAAAGGGGTTATTAAATTTTTCGCCATTCTGCTGGCAGTGGTGTGCTTGTACCAACTGTCGTTCACGTGGGTGGCCAATAAAGTTGAGAACAATGCAAAAGAATACGCGAAGGGCAATACTGAGAAGGAAAAAGCCTATCTTGATTCCATGTCTACTCAACCGGTGTATCCACTACTTGGCCACACCTACCAGTACTGCCTTGACAGGGAGTTAGCCCTTGGTCTCGACCTTAAAGGCGGCATGAACGTTACCATGCAGATCTCTCTGCGCGAATTGGTACAGTCATTGGCAAACAACAACCAGGATCCTGCATTTAAGCAAGCGCTTGTTGAAGCAGAGAAGAATGCGGTAACTACTCAGAAAGACTACATCACCCTTTTTGTTGATGCTTACGAGAAGATATCTCCAAATGGCAAACTAGCTTCTATTTTCGCTAACAGCAACAACCAAGACCACCTGAAGTATAATGCTTCTAACAGCGAGGTTGAAACTTACCTGAAAGATCAGGCCACTGTAGCAGTTCAGCAGTCATATACTGTATTGCATACCCGTATCGACCAGTTTGGTGTTACCCAGCCAAACATACAGCTACAGAAAAGCACTAACCGCATCCTTATCGAACTTCCTGGTGTTAAAGAACCGGATCGTGTTCGTAAGCTATTGTCGGGTTCTGCAAAACTTGAGTTCTATCAAACTTACGACAATACCGAAATTTTCGGCCTGCTGAACAACATTAACAGTGTTCTGGCTGCAAAAAGCAAATCTGCTGATACTACTAAAGCAAAAACTGCTGAAGCAGCACCTAAATCAGCAAAAGACTCTGCAAACTCTTTGCTGGCTAAGCTAAAGAACAACACGTCTAAAGATTCATCTTCTTTAAACAATAAAGCTCAATTAGCTGCTCAAAACCCTTTGTTCTCTGTAATGGCTCCAATGTATGGCCAGGACGCAAATGGACAGGGACAGCCTTACCCGGGCCCAATGGTTGGCCGTGTTGCTCAAAAAGACACTGCTAAAGTTAACGGCTACCTGCGCAGTGCCGAAGTGAAAGCCATCATTCCTCAAAACTTGAAGTTTCTTTGGAGTGTAAAACCGGTAGAAAATTCGAAGGTATTTGAGCTGTACGCTATAAAACTTGCCGGCGCGCAAAATGGCCCGGTATTAACAGGAGATGTTATCAACGACGCACGTAGCGACGTTGACCCAACTAAAGGCGGCTATGAGGTTATCATGAATATGAACTCTCAGGGCGCTCAAAAATGGAAGAACATCACTGCAGAAGCTTCTGCAGGTGCAAATAAAAGAGCTATAGCCATTGTACTTGACGACAATGTTTACTCTGCCCCTACTGTACAGAACGAGATATCGGGCGGTGTATCATCTATTTCAGGTAACTTTAAGGTTGAAGATACTAAAGACTTAGCCAACGTGCTAAAGGCCGGCCGCTTGCCTGCTCCTGCGCGCATCATCGGCGAAGAAGTTGTAGGTCCGTCACTGGGTCAGGAAGCTATCAATGCTGGTTTATTATCATGCGTATTAGGTTTAGTGGTGATCCTGATCTTCATGATCGCTTACTACAACCGTGCAGGTACCGTCGCGGTAGTTGCGGTATTGGTTAACGTATTCTTCCTGATGGGTGTACTGGTAAGTATACGTGCAGTATTAACACTGCCTGGTATAGCAGGTATCATCCTGATATTGGGTGTGGCGGTTGATGCGAACGTTTTGGTTTACGAGCGAGTTCGCGAAGAGCTTGGTTTAGGCAAATCTATTCGCATTGCAATTGCCGATGGTTTTAAACACGCGCTTCCGTCAATTCTTGATGCCAACATTAGTACTTTCCTTACGGGTTTAATCCTGTTCATCTTCGGTTCAGGCCCAATCCAGGGTTTCGCAACCACGTTGATGATCGGTATCATAACCACCTTGTTCTGTTC is a window of Mucilaginibacter terrenus DNA encoding:
- a CDS encoding LptF/LptG family permease, with the translated sequence MEKHHGYPPGATLVMKKLLSRYLKTIDWYIINKYLGTFVFTLGIFLAISVVFDISEHLDNFLSKNAPLNEIIFKYYAGFIPFYLMMLSPLINFLSVIFFTAKMANQTEIVPILTSKASFYRFLRPYFFSATVIFVVSILANIFVIPYTNKLKVDFESAYFFNGDDPTKAEVHIQLDKNTFVFLQSYDPQVHTGYQFMLEKFDGDEMKMRLTAPSITFDSVKTRWKINTPSIRYIDGLKEKFISNGPLIDTVLDMRPIDFEVHDNVNSNVYGGMPLSELNKLIDKEKIRGTGALIDMQFEKYRRFVEPLSSFVLAVIGVAISSRKVRGGVGLPLGIGIFICFVYIVVNRFALVFAVKGGFEPLIAVLIPNIVFGILGWILLVKAPK
- a CDS encoding DMT family transporter — protein: MPQQTAPAALNKNLVILHFTVFVWGFTGILGQLITISAVNLVWYRVAIAAFSLFFYFILAKKPIKISVKNAGKMWLTGALVGGHWILFFASIKLSTVPVTLVCLSSITLFTAIFEPLINKKPISKMEIIAGVLIITGIVLIFKFESHYTKGIIAGLTSAVLAALFAIINSRFVKHYEAPVIAFYELSGAFVWITIYLFITLGTAGFIIPKAADIGYLVLLGTVCTSLAYVAGVSVMRELSAFRVALITNLEPVYGIIMAFILFGDMNKMTLGFWSGALIILSTIFLFPFAQKQVAKRRVR
- a CDS encoding LapA family protein, encoding MRIKTIIILVIAILLTIIFMQNLDPVRFTVLFSTLYISKVSMMLVVLAVGFVLGYLVGRPGRKKYNHIGYDKDTPHPEDPRTLSDEDRDYIN
- the ispE gene encoding 4-(cytidine 5'-diphospho)-2-C-methyl-D-erythritol kinase; protein product: MIVFPNAKINIGLNITERRPDGYHNLETIFYPIKINDVLEVIESDALSFQSSGLEIPGSEDDNLCLRGYQLLKRDFKLPPVAIHLHKNIPIGAGLGGGSSDAAFFIKLMNEKFRLGLTADQMMDYARVLGADCAFFINNQPVFAFEKGDEFESIKLDLSGYKIVLVMPDAHVSTAEAYRGVKPTFVKETLYDLIQMPVAQWKRHIRNDFEAHIFNNHPVIRGVKASLYERGALYASMSGSGASVFGIFETLPDLSTLEETCRVFYNV
- a CDS encoding thymidylate synthase, which produces MKQYLDLMRHVMENGAQKHDRTGTGTLSVFGYQMRFDLKEGFPMVTTKKLHLKSIIHELIWFLSGDTNIKYLKDNGVRIWDEWADADGNLGPVYGYQWRSWPKPDGGHIDQITQVVNTLKNNPDSRRIMVSAWNVADVNQMALPPCHSLFQFYVAPADESKGETRGKLSCQLYQRSADIFLGVPFNIASYALLTMMMAQVCDLECGDFIHTFGDAHIYNNHLEQAQLQLSRDPRPLPTMKINPEVKDIFSFKFEDFTLENYDPHPHIKAAVAV
- a CDS encoding dihydrofolate reductase; translated protein: MIISIVVAIAENHAIGKNNQLLWHMPNDLKHFKEVTSGRSIIMGRKTYESVGKPLPKRRNIIVTRQDIEIPGCEVVKSIDEGIALCKGEDEVFIGGGAEIYRQAMDKTDRIYLTIVHQAFEADTFFPEIDYTQWTETSRENFSADEKNPHPYSFIQLDRR